The proteins below are encoded in one region of Anoplopoma fimbria isolate UVic2021 breed Golden Eagle Sablefish chromosome 19, Afim_UVic_2022, whole genome shotgun sequence:
- the lrrc4.2 gene encoding leucine-rich repeat-containing protein 4.2, with amino-acid sequence MSPLGQVSVQPTWNAALLAVLSLMVPALSMCQSTGPALGSANPQNCPGVCSCTNQLSKVVCTRRSLVRVPPNIPANTRYLNLMENSIETIQADTFRHLHHLEVLQLGRNAIRQIEVGAFNGLTSLNTLELFDNRLTVIPSGAFEYLSKLRELWLRNNPIESIPSYAFNRVPSLMRLDLGELRKLEYISDGAFEGLQNLKYLNLGMCNLREFPNLSPLLGLEELEISENVFPELKPGAFRGLKNLRKLWIMNSAITTIERNAFDDITALVELNLAHNNLSSLPHNLFTPLQYLVELHLHHNPWRCDCDVVWLSWWLREYIPTNSTCCGRCHTPIHMRGRYLVEVDQTTFQCSAPFILDAPRDLNISAARVAELKCRTAAMSSVRWLLPNGTVLSHGSAHPRISVLNDGTLNFSNVLPSDTGVYTCMVSNMAGNSNASAYLNVSNAELNTSNLSYFTTVTVEVLEPTVEETPKPKPTIPASPSVFQPVFISTPTVLFQNTQTPRQVSIPTARIPSAPAASLDEVMKTTKIIIGCFVAVTLLAAAMLIAFYKLRKRHQQRSTVAAVRTMEIIQLEEEVPPVPPPTSGSSGSGDTVLVLPTLVEHNSNTFKPGYVSTSSSRQGGYGAHWTQNNSLHRSVRQHHSHISTIADPYVIKTTHGKEKVQETQI; translated from the coding sequence ATGAGTCCTCTGGGCCAGGTTAGTGTGCAGCCTACCTGGAACGCAGCCCTGCTCGCCGTGCTCTCCCTTATGGTGCCTGCTCTCAGTATGTGCCAGTCCACAGGCCCTGCGTTGGGCTCGGCTAACCCACAGAACTGCCCAGGTGTGTGCTCCTGCACTAACCAGCTCAGCAAGGTAGTGTGTACCCGCCGAAGCCTGGTTAGGGTTCCCCCGAACATCCCAGCCAATACCAGGTACCTGAACCTGATGGAAAACAGCATAGAGACGATACAAGCAGATACCTTCAGGCACCTGCATCACCTGGAGGTACTGCAGTTGGGCAGAAATGCTATCAGGCAGATTGAGGTGGGGGCCTTCAATGGCCTCACCAGCCTCAATACCCTGGAGCTGTTTGACAACAGACTGACAGTTATACCCAGTGGAGCTTTTGAGTACCTGTCAAAGTTGAGAGAGTTGTGGCTAAGAAACAATCCCATTGAGAGCATCCCCTCTTATGCCTTCAACCGTGTCCCCTCCCTCATGAGACTGGACTTGGGAGAACTGAGGAAGTTGGAGTACATTTCTGATGGGGCATTTGAGGGGCTTCAAAACCTCAAGTATCTCAACTTGGGGATGTGCAACCTGAGGGAGTTTCCTAATCTTTCACCACTGTTGGGACTGGAGGAGCTAGAAATATCAGAGAATGTTTTCCCTGAACTGAAGCCTGGGGCCTTTCGTGGGCTTAAAAATCTACGTAAACTGTGGATTATGAACTCTGCCATCACTACCATCGAGAGGAATGCATTCGATGACATCACAGCCTTGGTGGAGCTGAATTTAGCCCATAATAACCTGTCATCCCTCCCCCATAACCTCTTCACCCCTCTTCAGTACCTGGTGGAGCTACACCTGCACCACAACCCTTGgcgatgtgactgtgatgtagTGTGGCTCTCCTGGTGGCTCAGAGAATACATTCCCACAAATTCCACCTGCTGCGGACGCTGCCACACCCCAATCCACATGAGGGGACGATACTTGGTGGAAGTTGATCAGACCACCTTTCAATGTTCAGCACCATTCATACTTGATGCTCCTAGAGATCTGAACATCTCTGCAGCGCGGGTGGCAGAACTAAAGTGTCGCACAGCTGCGATGAGCTCAGTCCGATGGCTTCTCCCCAATGGCACTGTATTGAGCCATGGCTCGGCTCACCCACGGATATCTGTCCTTAACGACGGGACACTCAACTTCTCCAACGTTCTCCCGTCAGACACAGGAGTCTACACCTGCATGGTCAGCAACATGGCGGGAAATTCCAACGCATCGGCCTACCTAAACGTCAGCAATGCTGAACTCAACACGTCTAATCTGTCCTATTTTACCACTGTGACAGTGGAAGTTTTAGAGCCCACAGTGGAGGAGACCCCTAAACCCAAGCCTACTATCCCTGCCTCGCCCTCTGTCTTTCAGCCTGTCTTCATCTCCACACCCACTGTGCTGTTCCAAAACACTCAGACTCCAAGGCAGGTGTCAATCCCAACTGCCAGAATCCCTAGTGCGCCAGCCGCCAGCCTGGATGAGGTGATGAAAACCACAAAAATCATCATTGGCTGTTTTGTTGCTGTTACCTTGCTGGCAGCGGCCATGTTGATAGCATTCTATAAATTGCGTAAGCGGCATCAACAGAGGAGCACAGTGGCAGCAGTCAGGACCATGGAAATCATACAGTTGGAGGAAGAAGTTCCTCCCGTTCCACCACCCACCTCTGGATCTAGTGGCTCTGGTGACACAGTGTTGGTACTGCCTACATTAGTGGAACACAACAGCAACACCTTTAAGCCTGGGTACGTGTCCACCTCCTCATCCCGCCAAGGGGGCTATGGAGCCCACTGGACCCAGAACAACTCTCTTCATCGCTCAGTCAGACAGCACCACAGCCACATCAGCACCATTGCTGATCCCTACGTCATTAAGACTACTCACGGCAAGGAGAAGGTTCAAGAGACCCAAATCTGA